Genomic DNA from Coffea arabica cultivar ET-39 chromosome 7e, Coffea Arabica ET-39 HiFi, whole genome shotgun sequence:
tttccggtttttTACCATGACTCGGACCGGACActtggccggttcccggttcgaccggccggtccggtccgagtttcaaaacagaGTGTGAGATTGCAAGATGGTTCTCTTTCATGGTGGCTGAGTACCACTTGTTAAAGATTCTCGATTTTTTTACTTATCCGATTGCTTTGCTCTCGTTGGATATAACCTGTCCACTATATACCTGGTGGCATTTATGTTACGGATGACTGTCAGAAACTATCCCTCAAGGTTTTTATCAAAATGCTATGATGTCCATGGTGATGTGTCAATTATCTGATAGGCTATATGTGCATGCTGTAACCTGATATGTTCTATGTAATAGTTTCTTGAGGATTATTTTGCTCTTGTAGCTGGGAAGCTTTAGCTTTCAGCAATACGGCTTATTAATCACTAAGAAAGAAACAACAAGAGGCACTAATTTGGTCATGTTCTGTTTACAGTCCATGCTTGTTTTCTTCAATCCGATCAAATTTGGACTAACATTCTCCTTCGGCAATCTGCTTGCTCTAGGAAGGTTTGTTCAGTTTTTAAATTCACACTGATTTTTGAATGATGATTTGGTCTTGAAGAATATATGAAGTAGATGATTTAATCTCCAACATCATGATCATTAGTACTTAATGCCATCATGAAGTGATAGAAGTTTACATTTCCTAGAAGCCTTACTATTACTGCTGCAGTTTGTAAGATGTTTTAGACACGTATTGTTATCATCATTGTTCAAGCTCTCAGTTTATTCATCCATCTCATTTGCCTCATATGTATGTCTAGGTTGATTTGCTCTGTTCTTCCTGCATTTCTGGATTTTGTTTGTGTAAAATACAAAAGTATTgtacttaaatataaaaataaaacatctGTTAGGAGTGAAAGTAGATTATGCAAATTAGTGTTCTTACTACTTTTCTTCATATCCCCTTGCCTCTGGCTATAATAGAAAATAATCAAACTCAGTAGGATGCAACTTGATTGACTACAATTTACTTTTACAAATTCTAATTCTGTGGAACTTtagtcccccccccccccccccccccccccgccaacaaaaaaaaaaaagaaaactaccGTGGAACTTTTGTCCTATGAGTAATCTGcatctccccccccccctcgGTTTGAGCGGATCTTACTTTACAGGACTTTGGTAATCAATTGACAAAGACTAAAATGTCTTCTCTGCTCACCTTCCCCCTTCATATCTTGTAATGAAACTATTCAAGTCAATTCTACAGAGAGTTATTTGCATTGGAGGTAATATTTGGCTGAGGAAATCTTACTTCAGCTCACGAGTCTTTTAAACCCAAATAAGACCTGATCCACACAAATTGATGTTAAAATCTCATTGTCTTGTCCAGTAATTAATAGTGCATATCAATCCTCCATGTGGGTATAGGGCCCCAAACAGGGGATTTTTTGGGTCAAACACAGCCTTCAAATAAATCCTACCTCAGCTCTTAAGTCTTTCAAAACCAAACAATTCCTGGATCATACAAATTGGCATTCAAATCTTATTGTCTTGTTTGTAATTGTTAGTGCATGTTGGTACTCCTTGTGGCTATAGGGCTCTAAACAGGGGATTTTTAAGGCAAGCGTGGCCTTGAGATTAATTTCATTATACAATCCTGTAAATCTGAAAAGTTCTGTGGATCTTGATTAATTTgccaccaaataagaaaattttcgttTTATAAAATTTAGCATTTTCAAGAACTGTGTTTAGTCATCAATTTCTTGCACAGTATGTTGGACCAAATTGACCTTTCTGAGGCAAAAGCCAACATGGAATTTTCTTTCTGGTATATTTACGTCAGGAAACAGGATGGTTGATTTGACAACCAACCTTCCACAAATTTATGGGCTTAAAAAATTCCATAGTAGAAATATCAACATGGATCACCAACTACCCTTTGCTTTATCATTAAAGTGTTTTCAATAGTAATGGACGCTTGGTAAGATAAGTATAGTTTGATATATTACTCAGCCTTCTTCTTCCTTATTCTTTTACTAATGCAAAAAATTGTGTTGCATTCCTGGCCTGAAGGTACTTTTTAACTTCCTTTGTCAAGGACCTCAGTAAAGATTCTTTTCTGTTATTTCATAATGCAGATGAACACTGTTTCATTTTACATCCTTTTTCTGATGATGATATTTAATCTTTTGAATGGCAGCACAGCTTTTCTTATAGGACCCAAACGGCAACTAACCATGATGCTTGATCCTGTCCGCATTTATGCGACAGCTATATATCTTGCCAGCATTATAGTCTCTCTATTTTGTGCATTATATGTAAGTGCCTTGACACATATCACTTGCTTATAAGAATTCATACATAGAGTAAACTTTTATTCCTTTCAATAGGTGCGGAACAAGCTGTTGACATTTTTGGCAATTTCGCTCGAGTTTGGTGCACTTGTTTGGTAAGCATAATTATCCTTTTTTTCCCTCCTAGCAGGGGAGTGGTGGGATTTTAAGAAGCAGGGAGGGAGAAGGGGCATTTGAATATAGGACATCGCTAAGTCCTGGGCCTCAACCGTAACCAGTAGATAAGCATAATTAACTTAGATATCATTTTGTTTAATTAACTTTCTTTAATCACTTTTAGTCATATAGCACAACAGGGATTGCTTGATTGCAAATTTGTGTATCGTCTTAAGATATATCCCAAATGTTCTATATTCGGCCTGTACTTTTCAAGATCACATAgaagaaaggaaacaaattaGCTTATCAGTGGGTATAGGAAGTAATAAAGAGTGGTCGTGTCTACTCTAGTAGTTTGGTGACATTACACCTTACTTAATTGTTTGCTAAAATCAGATTGTAATTTGCACAAGTCCTTGTTTCTAAGTATGAAGGGCTACTAGCTAACAAATTTAGTGTCACTGTCCAGCATATCTTTCAGAGAGATCCTTTTCCTCGTGAGATATCCTAATCCTACCATTCCtgaaaaatcctattttcttAGGTGATTCAAAACTGttgtgaattttatgagaaattaaataaatatgatGGCTTTATTGATCTTTACATGGTAGTGAAGTCCATCTTTAGCAAATTGAGTAtaaatttgatgttcaaaagCTTGACTTTATTCAGTCATAAAATAcgggaaaaacaaaaagaaaaagccttGATCagcttctttttttccccccctcATGGACCTTCAGCCTCCTCTTCTGTTCTCATGGTAACTGTAGCAGAGAATGAAACCACGTCAGAGACTGAAACCACAGCATCTTATTTCAATCTTTCTTGTGGTCCAGCTTCCATTGGTCACAAATAAATCAGCATAAATCTAAAGAACTATACTGATGTCACTAGGGATAAAAAATATACATTATTGATTGTTAGGATTCATCAAATTGAGTGCTAGTATATTGATGTTCACATTCGATATGCTTTGTCCAAAAGATGGATTCTGAGGACAAAAAAATAATGGTAAGATACAAAGATAGAAAGACTCAAAAGAGCTTTACAAACCATATAGCCACTTCTATTAATAGGTAGTTATCAAAATGTGAAGAACTTCCTAAATCAATCATAACTACGAAGCATGCAGCCTTCTCATTAGAACTGGTGCAGACAGCAACTGTGACTCCATTTCTCAGAGCCTGGTCCGTCAACCTGCAATGTTTGTCAGGAAATTACCTGCTAAGCACTATAAGAAAGACTATGGGTGCAATTCCATCATTGCCTTTGTTGACGGTTAGGGTGTTGTATTTGTTGAATCACTGTGAGCAATGAAGAAGGGACAGGTTTTTTCTTTAGATTTTTCTGCAGCTGAATGAAGTCAATCATTTGGACATCGAATTTATAGTCAATTTTGGCAAGGAAAAAGATCGGCTTAACATTTTGATTGAACCAATAAAACCATCAACGTTTTCTTTAAAAAGTTAAAAGTCACAATATTGGAGTACACAGTCCCCATCACGAGATGTTCCATTTTCCTAGACAACTCAATAATGACTTCCCTGCAGTATTGTTATTTTGCGTTCTACCCCTTCACCCTTACTCTATGGCTAAATTCTCATGTCACGATGTATTTGCAGGTACAGCTTGAGTTATATCCCTTTTGCAAGATCGATGGTTTCGAAAGTTATGGTGGCTTGCTTTGACACAGAATTTTAGTGATAGATATTTTGGTGGCCATTCTTTGTGTCCCTGCAAAACCTCTTTCTACCTCTTACCCTTGTACTGATGAGAACAAGAATTTAAATCTCAGTGCATCCTTTGGCAGTTCTAGAGCAATGGAAAGACACAGACGTGTATATATTTTTGAGGTGATGCTATTGGGGAATGTACCTATGTTCTGTTCATAAGACTGCTTTTGAGTTTCCAGGTGATCTTTATTGTGATAAATTGGATATTGAGGAAGTTATATATCTACTACATTATTGGTCCAACAATCCGTTCGTGCACTTTCTACTATTGAACATATTATTAGTCAAGCGTATATTGTCTCTGTCAGTTCATTGATAGGTCCtaatcattttttcttgatGAGATAGATATCCTCTCTGTTGTAGTTCATAAACCAAGCCAATCTTGGCGGTTCCTAGATTGACCCAATGAGCTTGCCACTGAATTGAGATAAGCTTCTAAATTGGACGGTGACCTGCTAACTTTGATAGAACCAAGTCGTTCAATCGAGTTGAGTTTGCTACAACTGAGAAATTTGATGACGGTTCAATCGCAATTCCAGTCATGTTTGATGATTTGAATGCTTGGATGTCCATTTTTTAATAGTTGTACGTGATAAAAAGATAGTTGAATAATATCTCAAAggaactttttaaaaaaaaaaaaaaatattttgaagttttgagcacTCAACAATGATTGTGATCGGAGAAAGCTTTGATCCGAAGTTTAAAACTAAACCCCAAAGATAATTAGAAATTTGATAGGGGAAGAATAATGTTGAGAGAAATGCTCTTTTTTATtctatttcaaatcaaaccatGAGCAGCAACCAGCCAATGAAGTGTATCCATATGAAAATTGCCTTTTAGTATATAAAGTTTATAAGTTTTGTGAGTCATTAATTTTGAAGCAAATTTCAGGAAGTTCAACATGGGACTACCGTCTTGGGAGACATTTTACAAGGATGGTTTCAATCTCATAATCATATAGATTGTGATGAAGAAAATAAACCAAGAATCGGTAGCTTGCAAAACCAACATGCGCACTTTCATCTTAGGAGAGGAATAAAATTAATTGCTTGATTTATGTGCTTAATCATGAAAAGCACTAGTTAGTGCCTATAATTACCATAATTAGTCCCAAGTCATTCTAACCTAGTATCCCTAATAATGGGTATCCTATGTTTAAAACCTTCATTATTAAGGTACTGAAGTTGGATTTCAGATGCAGCAGTATATGACTGATTCCATGATATTATTGAATAACAATCCCCTCCTTTTACTTCCTTCCAATTAATTAGTCAATGCCACATAATTTGTATTTGCCCTCAGTGCtttttgtttacatgttttcaGTTCTTTTCCTTGTGCACATCCCCCCGCCTTAGACCATGGAGGAAATTAACAATTTTGATGgtcttatttctttttttttttcaaaaaaaaatattatatggCTACGatacatctttttctttttgttgacaAGGAAACTCGCAGTTGCTATTCGAGAGTGTGCACTGGGTAAATCCCGTTCCGTACAATAGTCGCCAACCACACAGAGGGATAAAATGTACAATACATCTTTATTCAACAAAAATCGAAATAAACTAATATCACTATGAAAGCATATTGCAAAGTATGAGTTAATTACGGCTTTTAATCTCTGGCTGTTACTTTGTTTGCCGATGAGTTTCtttatttccttcttttttcaaaaaaaattcttttttttttataggatAGTTAAGGAAGAGAGATTTCGGAGTACGTATATTTAACATTGACTATCAAGTTTCTGTGACAAGAAAATCAAGCATTGCTTAGTGTTTAAGAGGCATTACTAATACTTTAAGATGGATTATCCTATAGTTGAAGATGCATTGTCCTCTCTGATAACGAACACTGCATTATCTTATTCGATAGTCTCACCCTTCTTAGAATAAAGACACAGAATTTTTTCATGCCTCTGCAGCTTAACTTGCATCTAAAGACTGTAAAGAAGGAATGCTATTTGACCGGCCATTTTATTTGACTAAACTTGGCATTGCACTTTGTCTTCTAAGGAACAACGTTTCTAGAAGACACACTGTATGACTTATTTTCTAACATAAGTGTCAATTATGTAGAATAATTGACATATTTAATTGTCGTGTATTTAAATGACAAAAGGCAAAAATTATAGAAAAGAGAAGTATTATAGGTATGCCAATTATGTAGAATAATTGCCATCTTTCATAGTCATGTATTTAAATGacaaaagacaaaaaataaagaaaaaaaaaactgactgAAGTAACTTATAATGCAAAGAATGTGGAGAAATTGAAATCTTCCAGTACTTCAACATGGGTAGGAGTTTTTCTTGGCCAAGTTGTGTTTGTTATTGTGCATCCAAACCTTGAGGACTCTCCTCCTGATGCCAATCTCTTGGCAGAAACCATTAACTGCAGAGTCATCTGCCTTTTGTATCTTCCACCCCACTTTCTCAGCAAAGCTCCAcagtttttccttttgttcttg
This window encodes:
- the LOC113701022 gene encoding uncharacterized protein translates to MEKMNVAFEKMKILVGMEVDEESSPDAEDSSFLEDFNRNCTLSTKQRLYGFVICLAVGITCTLLSMLVFFNPIKFGLTFSFGNLLALGSTAFLIGPKRQLTMMLDPVRIYATAIYLASIIVSLFCALYVRNKLLTFLAISLEFGALVWYSLSYIPFARSMVSKVMVACFDTEF